From one Nodosilinea sp. PGN35 genomic stretch:
- a CDS encoding alpha/beta fold hydrolase yields MAVDVLSRNNVTVLGRGQRPLIMAHGFGCDQKMWRFVTPAFEADYRLILFDYVGFGKSDLAAYDPQRYSQLQGYAEDVLEICGALKLEQAIFVGHSVSSMIGLLAAIAVPERFAQLVMIGPSPCYINEDGYIGGFERQDIDQMLDIMEKNYMGWAHFLAPVVMQNADRPQLTQELEESFCSTDPTVAIQFAKTTFYGDNRRDLALAPVPSLILQCREDAIAPVEVGHYLHRHLPHSTLTLMEATGHCPHLSHPDETIQHIKTYLEAASLTAYG; encoded by the coding sequence TTGGCAGTGGATGTGTTAAGCCGCAACAATGTAACGGTGCTTGGCCGGGGGCAGCGGCCCCTGATTATGGCCCACGGATTTGGCTGTGATCAAAAGATGTGGCGGTTTGTGACCCCGGCCTTTGAGGCCGACTACCGGCTGATTTTGTTTGACTACGTGGGGTTTGGTAAGTCTGATTTAGCCGCCTACGACCCCCAGCGGTACAGCCAGCTCCAGGGCTATGCCGAGGATGTGTTGGAGATCTGTGGGGCGCTGAAGCTGGAGCAGGCCATTTTTGTGGGTCACTCGGTGAGCAGCATGATTGGCCTGCTGGCGGCGATCGCCGTCCCCGAGCGCTTTGCCCAGCTGGTGATGATCGGCCCTTCGCCCTGCTACATCAACGAGGACGGCTACATTGGCGGCTTTGAACGCCAGGATATCGACCAGATGCTCGACATTATGGAAAAAAACTACATGGGCTGGGCGCACTTTTTGGCCCCAGTGGTGATGCAGAACGCCGATCGCCCCCAGCTGACCCAGGAGCTAGAGGAAAGCTTTTGCTCGACCGACCCTACGGTAGCCATTCAGTTTGCCAAGACTACCTTCTATGGCGACAACCGCCGCGACTTGGCCCTCGCCCCGGTACCCTCACTGATTTTGCAGTGTCGGGAGGACGCGATCGCCCCTGTAGAGGTGGGCCACTACCTGCACCGGCATCTGCCCCACAGCACCCTGACGCTGATGGAGGCCACCGGCCACTGCCCCCACCTCAGCCACCCCGACGAGACCATTCAGCACATCAAAACCTATCTGGAGGCGGCCAGCCTGACGGCCTATGGCTAA
- a CDS encoding diguanylate cyclase domain-containing protein, with the protein MANRNSTPRSTPQGLDPLLDQAPCGFLSVRDDGVIETVNATLLALLGWERAALAGQNIGVILPVASRIFYQTHVFPMLRVQGAVSEIYFSLRSRSGQEVPVLVNGVRRQRQGETFNDCVVIAVGQRMQYEDAILRAKKKAEAAIGAQKQAEATLKHQYEWAVALGQITQHIRESLELTHIFAAAAQEIRQCLGADRVGIYRFCREEATRSGFVSEAVAPGVASVMVAQTLHHGFGDHYLSIRHNAGTLAIRDIHQMSLLEEHGQLFSQFDVQAALVVPLQKETDLWGLIVIHHCSGPRYWQGAEIELVESIAVQLAIAIHQADLVKRLQDELQERQRAEVRLTQINAELQRATGLLEQMAHLDPLTQIANRRRFGDCLDQEWARLSRDRLPLSLLLFDVDYFKFYNDSYGHQRGDDCLYAIAQAVQAVLGRPTDLLARYGGEEFAVVLPGTSRDGAIAVARHIHRAIAALAIAHSTSAVSSQITISLGIATLIPSHRLTSKVLIQRADRALYRAKQQGRNRSVVFDPAGFAPPPSAGG; encoded by the coding sequence ATGGCTAACCGGAATTCTACCCCCAGGTCTACCCCCCAGGGCCTAGACCCTCTGCTCGACCAGGCCCCCTGCGGTTTTCTGTCGGTGCGCGACGACGGCGTGATTGAAACCGTCAACGCTACGCTGCTGGCGCTGCTAGGCTGGGAGCGAGCGGCCTTAGCCGGGCAAAATATCGGGGTCATTTTGCCCGTGGCCAGCCGCATTTTTTACCAAACCCATGTTTTCCCTATGCTGCGGGTGCAGGGGGCGGTGAGCGAAATTTACTTTTCGCTGCGATCGCGATCGGGTCAAGAGGTTCCCGTTTTGGTCAACGGGGTGCGGCGGCAGCGCCAGGGAGAGACCTTCAATGACTGCGTGGTAATTGCCGTCGGCCAGCGGATGCAGTACGAAGACGCGATTCTGCGGGCCAAAAAAAAGGCCGAGGCTGCCATCGGTGCCCAAAAACAGGCCGAGGCCACCCTCAAGCACCAGTACGAGTGGGCTGTAGCGCTGGGGCAAATCACCCAGCACATTCGGGAATCCCTTGAACTCACCCATATTTTTGCCGCAGCGGCCCAGGAGATTCGGCAGTGCCTGGGGGCCGACCGGGTGGGCATCTACCGATTTTGCCGGGAGGAGGCCACCCGCAGCGGGTTTGTGTCGGAGGCGGTGGCCCCCGGAGTGGCCTCGGTGATGGTGGCTCAGACATTGCACCACGGCTTTGGCGATCACTACCTGAGCATTCGCCACAACGCTGGCACCCTGGCCATTCGAGATATCCACCAAATGAGTTTGCTAGAGGAGCACGGCCAGCTGTTCAGTCAGTTTGATGTGCAGGCCGCCCTGGTTGTGCCCCTGCAAAAGGAGACCGACCTCTGGGGGCTAATTGTCATCCACCACTGCTCGGGGCCGCGCTACTGGCAGGGGGCTGAGATCGAACTGGTGGAATCGATCGCGGTGCAGCTGGCGATCGCCATTCACCAGGCAGACCTGGTCAAACGGCTGCAGGACGAGCTGCAAGAGCGCCAGCGGGCCGAGGTGCGCCTCACCCAGATCAATGCTGAACTGCAGCGGGCTACGGGGTTGCTAGAGCAGATGGCCCACCTTGACCCGCTCACTCAAATTGCCAACCGCCGCCGGTTTGGCGATTGTCTAGACCAGGAGTGGGCTCGCCTCAGCCGCGATCGCCTGCCGCTGTCGCTGCTGCTGTTCGATGTCGATTATTTCAAGTTCTATAACGACAGCTACGGTCACCAGCGGGGCGACGACTGTCTCTACGCCATTGCCCAGGCCGTTCAGGCTGTGTTGGGTCGCCCCACCGATCTGCTGGCCCGCTACGGCGGCGAGGAGTTTGCGGTGGTTTTGCCCGGTACCAGCCGGGACGGGGCGATCGCGGTAGCCCGGCACATCCATCGGGCGATCGCGGCTTTGGCCATTGCCCATTCGACTTCGGCGGTGAGTTCTCAAATTACCATCAGCCTGGGCATCGCCACCCTAATTCCCTCCCACCGGCTGACCTCCAAGGTGCTGATTCAGCGGGCCGATCGGGCCCTTTACCGGGCCAAGCAGCAGGGGCGCAATCGCTCGGTGGTGTTTGATCCGGCGGGGTTTGCCCCTCCGCCCTCCGCAGGGGGGTGA
- a CDS encoding pentapeptide repeat-containing protein — protein MTLIRRYGDGKRDFSWADLRAADLSQAQLPTIDLSRANLAGANLAGADLRQANLFKANLTGTNLVGADLSGANLRRADLTAARFDPEQLATADTRGAVGLAAAAMPEPTAVSPNAPIPPAFATDGKVPDPVAFPAAVASPAIALARRETVISLAILGIGHLFYGIVLGAAQVAAGWWPLVWLPVGLGLWQEELIWFVPVLGAIAVVVALELSAAVLLFFLPVALGLGVAFALCGSILGWSWGQSLKTTVWFGGLAFLAMHSAIWLFDGSNAYSGGGIVLNLQTFPVALLLGLGLLAVARGALAYTQLAELRYTPARQWLYLGGSAAVGLLTGVVVSR, from the coding sequence ATGACGCTGATCAGGCGCTACGGCGACGGCAAACGCGACTTTAGCTGGGCGGATCTGCGCGCCGCAGATCTGAGTCAGGCCCAGCTGCCCACCATCGACCTGTCGCGGGCAAATCTGGCCGGGGCGAATCTGGCCGGGGCCGATTTGCGCCAGGCCAACCTCTTTAAGGCGAACCTGACGGGCACCAACCTGGTGGGCGCTGACCTGAGCGGGGCGAATCTGCGCCGCGCCGATCTGACGGCGGCCCGTTTCGACCCAGAGCAGCTGGCCACAGCGGATACGCGGGGGGCGGTCGGCCTGGCTGCCGCAGCGATGCCTGAGCCAACAGCCGTCTCCCCCAACGCGCCGATTCCCCCAGCTTTCGCCACCGACGGTAAGGTGCCTGACCCCGTAGCCTTCCCCGCTGCCGTAGCCTCCCCTGCGATCGCCTTAGCGCGGAGAGAAACGGTGATCTCCCTAGCCATCCTGGGAATTGGTCATCTGTTCTACGGCATAGTACTGGGGGCAGCGCAGGTGGCCGCTGGCTGGTGGCCGCTGGTGTGGCTGCCCGTTGGCCTCGGCCTTTGGCAGGAGGAGCTGATCTGGTTTGTGCCGGTGCTGGGGGCGATCGCCGTAGTGGTCGCCCTGGAGCTATCGGCGGCGGTGCTGTTGTTTTTCCTGCCCGTGGCGCTGGGTCTTGGGGTTGCCTTCGCCCTCTGCGGTAGCATTCTGGGGTGGAGCTGGGGGCAAAGCCTTAAGACCACGGTCTGGTTTGGCGGCCTGGCATTTTTGGCTATGCACAGCGCAATTTGGCTGTTTGACGGCAGCAACGCCTACAGCGGCGGGGGCATTGTGCTGAATTTGCAGACTTTTCCCGTGGCGCTGCTGCTGGGGCTAGGGCTGCTGGCCGTGGCCCGCGGAGCCCTGGCCTATACCCAGCTGGCTGAGCTGCGCTACACCCCGGCGCGCCAGTGGCTTTACCTCGGCGGCAGTGCGGCGGTGGGGCTGCTGACAGGGGTAGTGGTGAGTCGCTAA
- the clpB gene encoding ATP-dependent chaperone ClpB, whose translation MQPTDPDQFTAKAWDAIVEAQDVARRCKHQYMEVEHVIIALLDQEEDGLAHKVLAKANLDSDLILDELETFAKRQARVRPGLDSNLYLGQSLDRMLDGAEAARQTLKDKFISVEHLLLGFQEDERIGRRLLRGFNVEGPELMAAVQAVRGSQKVTDQNPESQYEALDKYGIDLTQLARDGQLDPVIGRDDEIRRVIQVLSRRTKNNPVVIGEPGVGKTAIAEALAQRIINGEVPESLKGRTLISLDIGGLIAGAKFRGEFEERLRLVLKEVTDSAGQIVLFIDELHTVVGAGAGQGTMDASNLLKPMLARGELRCIGATTLDEYRKHIEKDAALERRFQQVYIGQPSAEDTISILRGLKKRYESYHGVDIADSALVAAAVLSDRYISDRFLPDKAIDLVDEAAAKLKMEITSKPEELEGIERRLMQLEMEKLSLEAENGTATKASRTRLSRIEAEIAELQAKQSEFSGQWQSEKQALDAIHALKEEEDQIRLQIEQAERAYDLNRAAQLKYGRLEAIQRDREALEAQLVEVQAQGNTLLREQVTEADIAEIVAKWTGIPVNRLMESERQKLLQLEGHLHERVIGQDEAVEAVAAAIRRARAGMNDQGRPLGSFLFMGPTGVGKTELARALAEFLFDTEDALIRIDMSEYMEKNAVSRLVGAPPGYVGYEDGGQLSEAVRRHPYSVVLLDEVEKAHPDVFNILLQVLDDGRITDSQGHRVDFRNTVVIMTSNLGSDHILELAGDDDRYDEMRTQVLKALQKQFRPEFLNRVDDLILFHSLRKGELRKIVALQIRRVQRRLADQAIGLEIADAAIDFIAESGYDPVYGARPLKRAIQRLLENPIATKILETTFAQGATITVDLQDGRLAFDHREPAAAEAPEAAAAKVESVVGG comes from the coding sequence ATGCAGCCAACCGATCCCGATCAGTTTACCGCCAAAGCCTGGGACGCCATCGTTGAGGCCCAGGACGTGGCCCGCCGCTGCAAGCATCAATATATGGAGGTGGAGCACGTCATTATTGCCCTGCTCGACCAGGAGGAAGATGGGCTGGCCCACAAAGTGCTGGCCAAGGCCAACCTCGACAGCGACCTGATTCTCGACGAGCTAGAGACCTTTGCCAAACGCCAGGCCCGCGTTCGGCCCGGCCTCGACAGCAATTTGTACCTGGGCCAGAGCCTCGATCGCATGCTCGATGGAGCCGAGGCGGCTCGCCAGACCCTCAAAGACAAATTTATCTCCGTCGAGCACCTGCTGCTGGGCTTTCAGGAAGACGAGCGCATTGGCCGCAGGCTGCTGCGCGGCTTTAACGTCGAAGGCCCGGAGCTAATGGCGGCGGTGCAGGCGGTGCGCGGCAGCCAAAAAGTCACCGACCAAAACCCCGAGTCGCAGTACGAAGCCCTCGACAAGTACGGCATTGATCTCACCCAGCTGGCCCGCGACGGTCAGCTCGACCCGGTGATTGGCCGCGACGACGAGATTCGCCGGGTGATTCAGGTGCTGTCGCGGCGCACCAAAAATAACCCGGTGGTGATTGGCGAACCGGGGGTGGGCAAGACGGCGATCGCCGAAGCCCTGGCCCAGCGGATTATCAATGGCGAAGTGCCCGAGTCGCTCAAGGGGCGCACTCTGATTTCGCTGGACATTGGCGGGCTGATTGCCGGGGCCAAGTTTCGCGGTGAGTTTGAGGAGCGGCTGCGGCTGGTGCTCAAAGAAGTCACCGACTCCGCCGGGCAAATAGTGCTGTTTATCGACGAGCTGCACACGGTGGTCGGGGCCGGGGCGGGCCAGGGCACCATGGACGCCAGCAACCTGCTCAAGCCCATGCTGGCCCGAGGTGAGCTGCGCTGCATTGGCGCGACCACCCTAGACGAGTACCGCAAGCACATCGAAAAAGACGCCGCCCTGGAGCGTCGCTTTCAGCAGGTGTACATCGGCCAGCCCAGCGCCGAAGACACCATCTCCATTCTGCGGGGGCTGAAGAAGCGCTACGAGTCGTACCACGGCGTCGATATTGCCGACAGCGCCCTGGTGGCGGCGGCGGTGCTCTCCGACCGCTACATCAGCGATCGCTTTTTGCCGGACAAAGCCATCGACCTGGTGGACGAAGCCGCCGCTAAGCTCAAAATGGAGATCACCTCCAAACCCGAGGAGCTAGAGGGCATCGAGCGCCGCCTGATGCAGCTGGAGATGGAAAAGCTCTCCCTGGAAGCGGAGAACGGCACGGCCACCAAAGCCTCCCGCACCCGGCTCAGCCGCATTGAGGCCGAAATCGCCGAACTCCAGGCCAAGCAGAGCGAGTTCAGCGGCCAGTGGCAGAGCGAAAAGCAGGCCCTCGACGCCATCCACGCCCTCAAGGAAGAAGAAGACCAGATTCGTCTGCAGATTGAGCAGGCCGAGCGGGCCTACGACCTCAACCGAGCCGCCCAGCTCAAGTACGGCAGGCTGGAGGCGATTCAGCGCGATCGCGAAGCCTTGGAGGCCCAGCTCGTCGAAGTGCAGGCCCAGGGCAACACCCTGTTGCGCGAGCAGGTGACCGAGGCCGACATCGCCGAAATCGTCGCCAAGTGGACGGGGATTCCGGTCAACCGGCTGATGGAGTCGGAGCGCCAGAAGCTGCTCCAGCTCGAAGGCCACCTGCACGAGCGGGTGATCGGCCAGGACGAGGCGGTGGAGGCCGTGGCCGCCGCCATTCGCCGCGCCCGAGCGGGCATGAACGACCAGGGTCGCCCCCTGGGCTCGTTTCTGTTTATGGGGCCGACCGGGGTGGGCAAAACCGAGCTGGCCCGCGCCCTGGCCGAGTTCCTCTTCGACACCGAGGACGCCCTGATTCGCATCGACATGTCGGAGTACATGGAGAAAAATGCCGTGTCGCGGCTGGTGGGGGCACCCCCCGGCTACGTGGGCTACGAAGACGGCGGTCAGCTCTCCGAGGCGGTGCGCCGTCACCCCTACTCGGTGGTGCTGCTCGACGAGGTGGAAAAAGCCCACCCCGACGTATTTAACATTCTCTTGCAGGTGCTCGACGACGGTCGCATTACCGACTCCCAGGGCCACCGGGTCGACTTTCGCAACACCGTGGTGATCATGACCAGCAACCTGGGCAGCGACCACATTCTGGAGCTGGCCGGGGACGACGATCGCTACGACGAAATGCGTACCCAGGTGCTCAAGGCGCTGCAAAAGCAGTTTCGCCCCGAATTCCTCAACCGGGTGGACGACCTGATCCTGTTCCACTCCCTGCGCAAGGGCGAGCTGCGTAAGATTGTGGCCCTGCAAATTCGTCGGGTGCAGCGCCGCTTGGCTGACCAGGCGATCGGGCTAGAAATTGCCGATGCGGCGATCGACTTCATTGCCGAGAGCGGCTACGACCCGGTGTACGGGGCGCGCCCCCTGAAGCGGGCCATCCAGCGCCTGCTAGAGAACCCGATCGCCACCAAAATTCTCGAGACCACCTTTGCCCAGGGCGCGACCATCACAGTGGATTTGCAGGACGGCAGGCTGGCCTTTGACCACCGCGAACCCGCTGCGGCGGAGGCTCCAGAGGCGGCGGCCGCCAAAGTTGAGTCGGTGGTCGGCGGCTAG
- a CDS encoding DUF4278 domain-containing protein — MQLRFLGAEYDRQWPSLETRDGEVTGKYRGVAWSAKHHSPTVAATMPVTLRFMGRSYRTQV, encoded by the coding sequence ATGCAGCTACGTTTTCTTGGTGCCGAATACGATCGCCAGTGGCCCAGTCTAGAAACCCGCGACGGCGAAGTGACGGGTAAGTATCGAGGCGTTGCCTGGAGTGCCAAGCACCACAGCCCTACGGTGGCCGCAACTATGCCCGTTACCCTGCGCTTTATGGGCCGCTCCTACCGGACTCAGGTGTAG